From Candidatus Binatia bacterium:
CGGCACTTTGGGCGCCTGGTCGCGCAGCTGGGCGATGTACCACGGCGTATTGAGAAGGCTCATGTTCACGACCCGCACGTCGGGACGCACCTTCTCCACCTCCTGGATGTACCAGAGCGGGAAGGTGTCGTTGTCGCCGTTCGTGAAGACCACGGCGTCCTTCTGGAGCGGGACCAGCATGTTGTAGGCGTAGTCGTGCGCGATGTAGAAGCCCGAGCGGTCGTGGGTGTACCAGCCGGCCTTGGCCGGGAGGAGCGAGATCCCCACGAGGCTGAGGGTGGCCACGGCCACCGCGCCGCGCGTGGAGACGCCGGGGGGGAGAGGCTGGAGCGGCCGTTCGCCCGTCTCCTCGAGATCTCCGCCGGCCAGGACGGGCGCGCCTTTACCTGCGGGTGTCGCTTTCTCCGCGCTTCGCGCGGAGGGCATCGAGCTTCGCTCGGAGGTAAATGCATCCAGCACCCACGCCAGCACGGCGGTGGCGCCCATCCCCATCCAGATCGCGATCAGGTGGTACGAGTTCGTGAAGAAGTAGTCGCGCTCGCGCACCTCGTGGTCGGTGAAGTTGAGATAGAAGATGAGCATGGGGCCCATCACGAAGTGCTGGGCCGCGAAGAACCAGAAGGTCTTCTTGTCCCGCTTGTAGTTCCATGCCCCGCCGGCGAAGAAGAGGAAGTAGGGGATCGCGTTGATCAGCCGGACCGGCAGCGACGTCTCGCCGAAGCTCCCCAGGCGGCTCACCAGCTGGAACTGCTCCCAGACGTACCGGAGGTACATGTGCTCGATCTGGTACCAGAGGTCGGCGCGGCGCACGAAGGGGTTTGTCGGCCCGTACTGCTTGCGGAGCAGGTAGTCCTTCCAGGTCTCGAGCGTCGCCGGCATCCCCTCGTTGATGTGCGGCATCTGCTGGCTGCGGACGAGCAGGAAGAACTGGACCGTGAAGCCGGCCACGATCGCGAGCACCCACCAGGTGGCCAGGTTGTTGCGCACCATCTTGTCGCGGTTCAGGCCGTAGTAGGCCACGATCGCGGCCAGCATCACCAGGAACAGCCCGTTCGGAATCCCCCAGTCCTCCACCTCGTTCATGACGACGAGCATCAGGAAGAAGCCGAGGATGGCGGCCGAGGCCCAGAAGCGGCCGTTGAAGATGGCGCTCGGGCGGATGATGGCGAGCAGCAGCACCAGGCCGGGGGCGACGAGGATCGTCCCCAGGTGGACGCCGATGGAGACCGCGAGGAGATAGGCGATCAGGACCAGCAGCAGGTCGTTCCGCGCCGTGCCGATCCGGTCCCACCACCGGAAGGCGAGCCAGATCACGAACGCGATCATGAACGAGGAGAGCGAGTAGACCTCGGCTTCGATGGCGCTGTCCCAGAAGCTGGAGGCGAACGCGATGAAGAAGGCCGCCACCAGTCCGCCCGCGCGCGCCGCGATCCACTGCGCGGCCGACGCGGGCCGCCCGCCGAACGTCCGCTCCAGGGCGCGGGTCGCGACGAGGAAGGTGAAGAGGCAGCAGAGCGCCGAGGCCAGCGCGCTCATGAAGTTCACCCGCCACGCCACGCCCGCGATCGGCAGGAAGGTCATAATCCGCCCGAGCATGGTGTAGACCGGGTTCCCCGGGGGATGCGGCAGCCCCAGGATGTACGACGTCGCGATGAACTCCCCCGAATCCCAGAACGGCACGGTGGGCGTGAGGGTGCGGATGTAGGCGATCAGGGGAACGCCAAACGCCAGCGCCCCCACCAGCGCGTGCGCGCGTTTCCAGGAAATCACGTTCTCCTTTCCCCCGCCGCCACGGCGCGCTCCGCCCGCCGGCGCTCCAGGCGCTGGGCGATGGCGCGTCGCGGCGGCCGCGACAGGAAGATCAGCCCTCCGAGAAGGCTGATGACGACCGAGACGACGTACGTGAGAAACGGGATCGTGAACGACTGCTCCCGCGTGAGACCCACCGTGTGAAACAGAACCACCGCCGCCCCCTCCCGGACCCCGAGGCCGTTCATGGAAATGGGCAGCGAGACGAGGACGGCCAGCACCGGGACGAAGACGAAGTAGTAGCCCGCCGCGATCCGCACTCCCAGCGAGAGGCCGACCAGGTAGTGAACGTAGATGCGGCTGACCTGGACGACCATCGAGGCGAGGAACACGGCCAGCAGCGTGCCGCCCTGGGAGCGGTAGCCGTGCATGTCGTCGAGCAGGCGCCCCAGGGCGTCGGCGACCCCGCGGGCGCCGATCGCGCGGAAGGGCCATTCGAACGCCGTCAGCACGCGGCGCGAGAAGACGCTGAGGAAGGCGGCCACCGACGTGAGGAAGATGGCGACGAGCGCGACATAGATCGCGGTGAGGTGCAGCCGCGGCAGCACCCCGAAGGACGCGACGACCGCCAGCAGGCCGATCGCGACGACCCCGATCAGGCGTTCCATCAGCGTGGCCGAGAAGACCGGGCTCACCCGGTCGGAGTATTTCGAGGCGTCGGTGATCCGCGCGATGTCCCCGCCCACGTTGGAGGGGAGGAAGTTGTTGAAGAAGAGGCCGACGAAATAGTACGCGGCCACCTTGCGGTACGGGATCGGGACCCCCTGGGCGCGCAGGAGCCTTCCCCAGAGCCAGCTTCCCACCAGGCTGGAGAAGAGGAAGAGCCCGGCGGCGGCGGCGAGAAGACGCGGGTCGGCGGGCCGCATCGTGGCCCAGACGTTCCCCGGCGAAACCTTGGCGACGACGTAGGCGAAGAGCGCCAGGGAGAGGGCGATCTTGAGCACCGCGAGGAGCGCCTTCCGGCGCGGCGAGAGGGAGCCGAGGCCCGCCGCTCCCGGAGCGGGATCCTTCGCCATCGCCGAGAGCGCGCTCACGCGGCCCCCGCCGCCTCCGCCATCACCTGGCGGCTCTCGCGGTAGCAGGCTTCCCAATCGAAGGTGCGCGCCCAGCGGAGCGCGGCCTCGGCCATCCGGAGTCGGAGCGAGCGGTCGGTGAGCAGCCGGACCACCGCGGCGCCCAGCGCCTCGGCGTCGCCGTGCGGCACGAGGAGGCCCGTCTCCCCTTCCCGCACCGATTCCACGAGCCCGGGGCTGCGACTGGCCACGACGGGCACGCCGCAGGCGTTCGCCTCGATCACGGTGAGTCCCCAACCTTCCTTGGGCGACGGGCAGACCGCGACCTGGGCCTCGTTCAGGGCCCGCACCTTCTCGGCGTGCGGCAGCGCGCCGAGAAAGCGCACGGCGTCGCCCAGCCCCAGTGAGGCCGCCAGGGATTCGAGGTCCTTCCGGTAGGGGCCGTCCCCCACCACGTCGAGGCGCGCGGCGGGCACGTCGCGCCGGACGACCGCCATGGCGCGGATCGCGTGCTGCGCCCCCTTGTACTTGCGGAGGCGCCCCAGGAAGACGACCACCGGCTCGGCGCGTCCGGCGGGAGGCGTGGTCACTCCGTAGTCGTTCTGCGTCAAGCCGCAGCGCACCACGCGAATCCGCCGGGGGTCGATGCCGCGCCGCGCGAGGTCGTCGCGCGTGCTCTCGGAGATGGCAAGGAACGGGGTGCGGCGGTAGACCAGGGGCAGCACCGACTCGTGCGCCCAGACCAGGAGTCCCACCGCGGGCGGGGCCTCGCGGAAGACGGCCGAGCCGAAGAGATGCGGCACGACGGCGAGCACGGGAGCACCGGCGAAGAGCGGAGTGAAGAACGGAACCTTGTTGATGTCCTCGAGGACGAGGTCAAACCGCTCCCCTCGGAACCGGCGGCGATAGAGTGATCCCAGGGCAAGGTGCGCATTGTACCACGAGCCGGCGCGGTGGATTTCGATCCCCTCGATCCGGTCCTCGGCCGGCGCGCCCGGAAAGCGCTCGGCCAGCCAGACCACCCGGTCGCCGTCGCGGACGCAGCGGCGCAGGATCTCGAAGAGGTGGAGCTCCGCGCCCCCCGCCTCGGGATGCCGCGGGTCGCGCCAGTTGAACGCGAGGAGGTTCAACCAGCGCCACCGCCCGCACCCGAATCCTTCCGTCCGAGCGCGCCGATCACGAAATAGGTCGCGAACGCGACCGGCGTTCCCTCCCAGAGACCGCGCCAGCGCCCGAGCACGGCGGAGAGGAGCGGGATGCGCGGCGGATCGAGCGGGAGGCGCGCCGCCTTGAGCTTGAGGAGCGCGGCCCGCAGCGAGCGATAGAAGAGCCCCGGCACCATCCAGGCGCCGTAGCGGCTCACCACGCGCACGCCCGCCGCCCGGAGGAGGCGCTCCAGCTGGCCGATCGTGAACTCGGTCTCCCATCCCGCGAACCAGGTGCCGGTGGCGATCATCGCGTGCTTGAGCGCGGTGTAGAGATGCCAGCGCTGCGGCACGTCCACGAGAAGGAGCCCCTCTCCCTTCAGCGCGCGCACGTTCTCGCGAAGCAGCGGCATCGGATCGCGGAAGTGCTCGAGCAGCCCCTGGTGGAAGATCACGTCGAAGGCGCCGTCACGGAACGGAAGCCGAAGGGCGTCGGCGCGGACCAGGATCGGCGCCGCGCCGTGGCGGCCCGCGACCCTGCGCGCCGTCTCCAGCGAGGCCATGGAATAGTCGAGGATGAACGCCACGGCGCCCTCGGAGGCGAGCGCCACCGAGTCGCGCCCGGAGCCGGCGCCCACTTCGAGCACGCGCCGGCCGCGAACCGGGCCCTGCGCCAGGATCTGTTCCACGACGCGGCCGTCGGTCGGATAGACCGCGTCGATGTCCTCCCGCTCCTTCCAGAAGCGGGTCCAGTGGGCTTCGGTGGACGCGCGCAGGAGAGCTATTCCCCCGTGGACAGGCGCGTCGCGAGCACCTCGGGGAGGTGCGCCTCGCGGATCCTGGCCTGCGCTCCCTCGATGTCGTACGGGACGCGCACGTACTCCAGCTCGCCCGAGCCCTCGCGCAGCACCACGAAGCAGGCGCGGGGGTCGCGGTCGCGCGGCTGGCCGACGCTGCCCACGTTGATGATGTAGCGGCGCGCCGGGTCGAGCCGGAGCGTTCCCACCGGGAGCGACCGCGTGCCGCCCGGGTCGGCCATGAAGACCGCGGGCTGGTGCGTGTGGCCGATGAAGCAGACCGGCTCGGTAAAGTAGGCGAACTGCGGCTCCGCGTCGAAGCGGTCCAGCAGGTACTCCCAGTCGCGCGGCGTCGCCGGCGAAGCGTGCACGCAGAGGAACGACGCGCCCGGCGCGGTGAGCGGGAGCTTCTGGAGATATTCGCGGTTGTCGCGGGTCAGCGTGCGGGCGGTCCACTCGGCCGCGGTGCGCGCGTAGACGTTGAACCGCGCGGCCTCCGGGCCTCCGCTGGCGGCGGCGTCGTGGTTGCCGAGCAGCACCACGTCGCAGCGGGAGCGGACCAGGTCCAGGCACTCGTTCGGGCTCGCGCCGTAGCCGACCACGTCCCCCAGGCAGAGGATGCGGTCCGGCTTCCGCGCGTCGACGGCGGCCAGCACGGCCTGCAACGCTTCGAGATTGGCGTGGATGTCGGAGAGGAGGACGGTGCTCATCCGACGGAGGGTCGCGCCTCGTGGGCAATGCGGTCAAGGATTCCGTTCACGAACGATCCGGACGTATCCATGCCGTATTTCTTGGCGATCTCGATCGCCTCGTCGAGAGCGACCCGCGTGGGGGTGTCCCCGTGATAGAGAAGCTCCGCCGCCGCGACCCGGATGACCGAACGGTCCGTGGCGGCCATGCGCCCCAGCGGCCAGTTCCGGGCGATGCGGGAGACGGCGGCGTCCACTTCCGCGACGTGGGCCGAGAGGCTCTCGATCAGGGAGGCGGCGAAGCTCCGCGTATCGTCGGCGGGGCCCACCTCGTCCAGGATCTCGCCGAGGCAGCGGTCCATCGGCTCGCCGGTCACGTCGGACTGGTAACAGGCGCGGAAGGCCAGCTCGCGCGCGAGGCGCCGCGCGTTCATGGGGTCCGCGCCGCCCGGAGCGAGCGCACGAGGTTGGCCATCGCGACCGCGCCCGCCGCGCACTCCGCGCCCTTGTTGCCGTGCCGTCCGCCCGCGCGCTCCATGGCCTGCTCGTTCGAATCGGTCGTGAGCACGCCGAAGAGCGCGGGCACGCCGGTCTGCTCGGCGACGCGCGCGATCCCGCCCGCGGCGGCACCCGCCACGAAATCGAAGTGAGGGGTCTCGCCGCGGATCACCGCCCCCAGGCAGACCACGGCGTCCACGCCGCTTCGCGCCAGGTGGAGCGCGGCGACGGGAAGCTCGAAGGCGCCCGGCACGCGCGCCACCACGATCTCCTCGGTCCGCACGCCCAGGCGCGCCAGCTCCACCAGGGCCCCCTCGAGGAGGCGCTCGCACACGGCTTCGTTGAAGCGCGCGCAGGCGATCGCGACCTTGAGTCCGCGGCCGTCCAGGCGCCCTTCCACGAAGCGGGGGCGGATCGTCCGGAGCGCCGCGCCGGCCGCGGGGCCCAGATCCTGGCCCGAGCCGCCCGGGCCGCCCGGGACGGGACGCCCCTGCTGGGTCATCGCGCGCTCCTCGCCCTGCGGGCGCCGTTCTCGCGGCGGGCGCGGGCCGCCTTGGGCTCCCCGTTCTCCCGCCGCGCGCCGTTCGCCGCGGGCGTGAGCGTGGGATGGCGCAGCAGGTGGCCCAGCCGCTCCCGCTTGGTGAGGAGGTAGCGCTCGTTCACGGCGTTGGGGCGCACCTCGATCGGCTCGCGCGCCACCACGTCGATGCCGTAATCGCGGAGCGCCTCGATCTTCTTCGGATTGTTCGTGAGGAGCCGGACCTTCGTGAAGCGGAGGTCGCGGAGGATCTGCGCCGCGACCCCGTAATCGCGGAGGTCCGCCGCGAAGCCCAGCTTGAGGTTCGCGTCCACGGTGTCGAGCCCCAGATCTTGAAGCTCGTACGCCTTGAGCTTGT
This genomic window contains:
- a CDS encoding glycosyltransferase family 4 protein, which codes for MNLLAFNWRDPRHPEAGGAELHLFEILRRCVRDGDRVVWLAERFPGAPAEDRIEGIEIHRAGSWYNAHLALGSLYRRRFRGERFDLVLEDINKVPFFTPLFAGAPVLAVVPHLFGSAVFREAPPAVGLLVWAHESVLPLVYRRTPFLAISESTRDDLARRGIDPRRIRVVRCGLTQNDYGVTTPPAGRAEPVVVFLGRLRKYKGAQHAIRAMAVVRRDVPAARLDVVGDGPYRKDLESLAASLGLGDAVRFLGALPHAEKVRALNEAQVAVCPSPKEGWGLTVIEANACGVPVVASRSPGLVESVREGETGLLVPHGDAEALGAAVVRLLTDRSLRLRMAEAALRWARTFDWEACYRESRQVMAEAAGAA
- a CDS encoding lysylphosphatidylglycerol synthase transmembrane domain-containing protein, with the protein product MSALSAMAKDPAPGAAGLGSLSPRRKALLAVLKIALSLALFAYVVAKVSPGNVWATMRPADPRLLAAAAGLFLFSSLVGSWLWGRLLRAQGVPIPYRKVAAYYFVGLFFNNFLPSNVGGDIARITDASKYSDRVSPVFSATLMERLIGVVAIGLLAVVASFGVLPRLHLTAIYVALVAIFLTSVAAFLSVFSRRVLTAFEWPFRAIGARGVADALGRLLDDMHGYRSQGGTLLAVFLASMVVQVSRIYVHYLVGLSLGVRIAAGYYFVFVPVLAVLVSLPISMNGLGVREGAAVVLFHTVGLTREQSFTIPFLTYVVSVVISLLGGLIFLSRPPRRAIAQRLERRRAERAVAAGERRT
- the nusB gene encoding transcription antitermination factor NusB, with protein sequence MNARRLARELAFRACYQSDVTGEPMDRCLGEILDEVGPADDTRSFAASLIESLSAHVAEVDAAVSRIARNWPLGRMAATDRSVIRVAAAELLYHGDTPTRVALDEAIEIAKKYGMDTSGSFVNGILDRIAHEARPSVG
- the ribH gene encoding 6,7-dimethyl-8-ribityllumazine synthase translates to MTQQGRPVPGGPGGSGQDLGPAAGAALRTIRPRFVEGRLDGRGLKVAIACARFNEAVCERLLEGALVELARLGVRTEEIVVARVPGAFELPVAALHLARSGVDAVVCLGAVIRGETPHFDFVAGAAAGGIARVAEQTGVPALFGVLTTDSNEQAMERAGGRHGNKGAECAAGAVAMANLVRSLRAARTP
- a CDS encoding metallophosphoesterase family protein, encoding MSTVLLSDIHANLEALQAVLAAVDARKPDRILCLGDVVGYGASPNECLDLVRSRCDVVLLGNHDAAASGGPEAARFNVYARTAAEWTARTLTRDNREYLQKLPLTAPGASFLCVHASPATPRDWEYLLDRFDAEPQFAYFTEPVCFIGHTHQPAVFMADPGGTRSLPVGTLRLDPARRYIINVGSVGQPRDRDPRACFVVLREGSGELEYVRVPYDIEGAQARIREAHLPEVLATRLSTGE
- a CDS encoding class I SAM-dependent methyltransferase codes for the protein MEQILAQGPVRGRRVLEVGAGSGRDSVALASEGAVAFILDYSMASLETARRVAGRHGAAPILVRADALRLPFRDGAFDVIFHQGLLEHFRDPMPLLRENVRALKGEGLLLVDVPQRWHLYTALKHAMIATGTWFAGWETEFTIGQLERLLRAAGVRVVSRYGAWMVPGLFYRSLRAALLKLKAARLPLDPPRIPLLSAVLGRWRGLWEGTPVAFATYFVIGALGRKDSGAGGGAG
- a CDS encoding DUF2723 domain-containing protein, with translation MISWKRAHALVGALAFGVPLIAYIRTLTPTVPFWDSGEFIATSYILGLPHPPGNPVYTMLGRIMTFLPIAGVAWRVNFMSALASALCCLFTFLVATRALERTFGGRPASAAQWIAARAGGLVAAFFIAFASSFWDSAIEAEVYSLSSFMIAFVIWLAFRWWDRIGTARNDLLLVLIAYLLAVSIGVHLGTILVAPGLVLLLAIIRPSAIFNGRFWASAAILGFFLMLVVMNEVEDWGIPNGLFLVMLAAIVAYYGLNRDKMVRNNLATWWVLAIVAGFTVQFFLLVRSQQMPHINEGMPATLETWKDYLLRKQYGPTNPFVRRADLWYQIEHMYLRYVWEQFQLVSRLGSFGETSLPVRLINAIPYFLFFAGGAWNYKRDKKTFWFFAAQHFVMGPMLIFYLNFTDHEVRERDYFFTNSYHLIAIWMGMGATAVLAWVLDAFTSERSSMPSARSAEKATPAGKGAPVLAGGDLEETGERPLQPLPPGVSTRGAVAVATLSLVGISLLPAKAGWYTHDRSGFYIAHDYAYNMLVPLQKDAVVFTNGDNDTFPLWYIQEVEKVRPDVRVVNMSLLNTPWYIAQLRDQAPKVPLSYNDTQLAAVQPYLDEKTNNVVWVKDQAFADIVKTNAWRKPLYLAVTVPEQEGMDKQLTFEGLVFRIQPHPDPVGIDPKMTYENLYHVYKYRGLLDKNRAYDRSVYKDDNANRLVQNYTAAHVQLATYLIQNKQADQAVRILQDAVKISPDFSGLLEYMGRVYEEAGRPDLARRVYEDGVRRFPNAAEFHYHIGLMLFNEGQVEPGIAELRKACELSQQFFDWFNALFAALWSTGRREEGVEVLRTWTRAHPDDPQAAAYLQRYEDSLGTGRGGAAPLRLPAGTP